The Musa acuminata AAA Group cultivar baxijiao chromosome BXJ1-3, Cavendish_Baxijiao_AAA, whole genome shotgun sequence genome window below encodes:
- the LOC103977925 gene encoding protein EXORDIUM-like 3 yields the protein MCITSSRFLLVTLVALAIALPLGVAAWRPWPHHFLGNATANTMSVGGGGSGTTAAAAAAGIGASKKYEGSSEFVKLRYHMGPVLAANITVHPIWYGAWAPAQKHILRAFLRSISAPSAPHPSVAAWWRTVRLYTDQTGANVSATVFLGAERSDRRYSHGRALSRLAIQSVIRDAVNSPRRPLPVNPRGGLYLVLTSSDVAVQDFCVQVCGFHYFTFPAIVGYTLPYAWIGNSATQCPGICAYPFAVPPFALGPRTADRPPNGDVGVDGMVSVVAHELAEMASNPLINAWYAGEDPCFPTEIADLCEGIYGTGGGGAYTGQMLLDGHSGATYNMNGLGGRKFLVQWIWNPYLSYCSGPNALDH from the coding sequence ATGTGTATTACAAGCTCCCGCTTCTTGCTCGTCACCCTTGTAGCCTTGGCGATTGCCTTGCCGCTAGGCGTCGCGGCATGGCGCCCGTGGCCGCACCACTTCCTTGGCAACGCCACAGCCAACACCATGAGCGTCGGTGGCGGTGGGAGCggaaccaccgccgccgccgccgctgcgggAATCGGGGCGTCGAAGAAGTACGAGGGGTCGTCGGAATTCGTGAAGCTGCGTTACCACATGGGCCCCGTGCTCGCCGCCAACATCACCGTCCACCCCATCTGGTACGGAGCGTGGGCGCCCGCCCAGAAGCACATCCTCCGCGCCTTCCTTCGCTCCATATCCGCCCCTTCCGCCCCCCACCCCTCCGTCGCTGCCTGGTGGCGCACCGTCCGGTTGTACACCGACCAGACCGGTGCCAACGTCTCCGCCACAGTGTTCCTCGGTGCCGAGCGGTCCGATCGCCGCTACTCCCACGGCCGCGCCCTCTCCCGCCTCGCTATCCAGTCCGTCATCCGCGACGCCGTGAACTCCCCCCGCCGTCCCCTCCCCGTCAACCCCCGGGGTGGCCTCTACCTCGTCCTCACCTCCTCGGACGTCGCCGTCCAAGACTTCTGCGTCCAGGTTTGCGGTTTCCACTACTTCACCTTCCCGGCCATCGTTGGCTACACTCTCCCCTACGCCTGGATCGGCAACTCCGCCACCCAGTGCCCCGGGATCTGTGCCTACCCTTTCGCCGTGCCGCCATTCGCCCTCGGGCCGCGGACGGCAGACCGCCCGCCCAACGGCGACGTCGGGGTCGACGGCATGGTCAGCGTGGTGGCCCACGAGCTAGCGGAGATGGCGTCCAACCCCCTGATCAACGCGTGGTACGCCGGGGAGGACCCCTGCTTCCCCACCGAGATCGCTGACCTCTGCGAGGGCATCTACGGCACCGGCGGGGGCGGGGCCTACACGGGTCAGATGCTGCTCGACGGCCACAGCGGCGCCACCTACAACATGAACGGGCTGGGCGGCCGCAAGTTTTTGGTGCAGTGGATTTGGAATCCCTACTTGAGCTACTGTAGCGGACCCAACGCACTCGATCACTAG